A single Branchiostoma floridae strain S238N-H82 chromosome 11, Bfl_VNyyK, whole genome shotgun sequence DNA region contains:
- the LOC118425647 gene encoding N-acetylglucosaminyl-phosphatidylinositol de-N-acetylase-like, whose protein sequence is MVVLVIVVCVLSCAVVLHLFLWLHRPLLNFASAAHRAGRRARVLVVTAHPDDECMFFAPTLLETLRLGHQVFLLCLSTGNFEKKGATRRRELLESAAVLGIPADNVTVVDNPDLPDDISTAWDTKLVAEKILEHVIDTSANVVITFDQYGVSGHKNHSSLFHGVNNLMKRGHMPDNVLVYVLESVNLMRKYTSVLDVLPSILSSANTLFLSGYPAILKAQRAMCTHRSQLVWFRWLYIAFSRYMVINTLRPLGR, encoded by the exons ATGGTTGTGCTAGTGATTGTTGTGTGCGTCCTTTCGTGTGCTGTAGTGCTTCATCTCTTCCTGTGGCTCCACCGACCCCTCCTGAACTTCGCCTCGGCGGCCCACCGCGCGGGGCGCCGAGCCCGGGTGCTGGTGGTCACGGCGCACCCCGATGACGAGTGTATGTTCTTCGCGCCGACCCTGCTGGAGACACTGCGGCTGGGACATCAGGTCTTCCTGCTGTGTCTGTCAACAG GTAACTTTGAGAAGAAGGGCGCCACCCGGCGACGTGAACTGTTGGAGAGTGCAGCAGTCCTGGGGATCCCAGCTGACAATGTCACTGTTGTGGACAATCC TGATCTTCCTGATGACATCAGCACAGCCTGGGACACCAAACTGGTCGCAGAGAAGATTTTGGAGCATGTCATCGACACATCTGCAAAtgtg GTCATAACCTTTGACCAGTATGGGGTCAGCGGTCACAAGAACCACAGCAGCCTGTTCCATGGGGTCAACAACCTGATGAAGAGGGGACACATGCCTGACA ATGTACTGGTCTATGTTCTTGAGAGTGTGAACCTCATGAGAAAGTACACCTCAGTCCTAGACgtcctacccagcatcctcagCTCTGCTAATACCCTGTTCCTGTCTGGATACCCAGCAATACTGAAGGCTCAG CGTGCGATGTGCACCCACAGGTCACAGCTCGTCTGGTTTCGATGGCTGTACATTGCCTTCTCAAGATACATGGTCATCAACACACTCAGGCCGCTGGGCAGATAG
- the LOC118425419 gene encoding carbohydrate deacetylase-like yields the protein MKKLVINADDFGYCPERNRGIVESYLHGDVTTASLMANADAAEDAVKLATLHSIPLGLHLNLTEGRPVCNRLREGSSLVDGDGWFHGKLGVRKAAYSGGLDATEVRDEIEAQLRWFVDQLGKLPTHIDGHNHVHVLPGVRDAFAAAAAAAGVRWVRLPVQTDLPTCDWVSEAQQDFFKEVEDDCREARQVFLQQGLRLTDSFVGLATMGADMSVQHLCDSLQAAYQSADRSPTNHVTCEVMVHPGYPSMLGCGGCGQGPDDFSLSHDRRHEMTVLGDGRLKKFYKEEGIELCSFADL from the exons ATGAAGAAACTGGTCATCAACGCAGACGACTTCGGCTACTGCCCTGAGCGGAACCGTGGGATCGTGGAGAGCTATCTCCATGGCGACGTCACCACAGCGTCCCTGATGGCCAATGCTGATGCTGCAGAG GATGCCGTTAAGCTTGCCACGCTCCACTCCATCCCCCTGGGTCTGCACTTGAACCTGACGGAGGGGCGACCGGTCTGCAACCGCCTGCGGGAGGGCTCCAGCCTGGTGGACGGTGACGGCTGGTTCCATGGGAAGCTGGGCGTGAGGAAGGCAGCGTACAGCGGGGGACTGGACGCTACAGAG GTCCGTGATGAAATAGAAGCCCAGCTGAGATGGTTTGTGGACCAGTTAGGGAAACTGCCTACACACATAGACGGACACAACCATGTCCATGTACTGCCAG GTGTTCGTGATGCTTTTGCAGCTGCGGCAGCTGCAGCAGGTGTCAGGTGGGTGCGGCTACCCGTACAGACCGACCTCCCGACCTGTGACTGGGTCAGCGAGGCACAGCAGGACTTCTTTAAGGAGGTAGAAGACGACTGTCGAGAGGCACGGCAAGTCTTCTTACAGCAGGGACTCAG ATTAACTGATTCATTTGTAGGCCTGGCCACCATGGGTGCAGACATGTCCGTCCAGCATCTCTGCGACTCGCTACAAGCAGCCTACCAATCAGCAGACAGGTCACCCACCAATCATGTGACCTGTGAGGTAATGGTGCATCCTGGGTACCCGAGCATGCTGGGATGCGGCGGGTGTGGCCAGGGCCCCGATGACTTCTCCCTGTCACATGACCGCCGGCACGAGATGACCGTTCTCGGGGACGGACGACTCAAGAAGTTTTACAAGGAAGAAGGGATCGAATTATGTTCTTTTGCTgacctttga